The genomic window TACTGCACCCGCAGCGTGTGCTCCTGTCCGCGCACCCGGATGCGCACCTCATGCGCCTCGGTATCGGGCGGGATGCTGTGGGGCACGGTGGCCGTGGCGGTGTTGAACAGCTCCCGCCGGATGTGGCTCAGGGGCAGGCCGGCTTCGTGCAGGCCGTAGGTGCCCATGCGCATGTAGTTCAGCGGGCCGCACAGGTAGGCCAGTGTGGCGGCTGGCGGGCCGGGCGCGTAGTGGGCCACCAGCTGTTCCAGCAGTTCCTTGTGCAGATGGGCCCGGGCCAGGTTCGGGTCGGTGCTGAAGAGCATTTCCAGATGTAGCCGGCTGGGGAAGCGCCGGGCCAGCTCCCGCAGCTCGGCCCCGAAAATGGTGCTGGCCTCGTTCCGGTTGCTGTACACGAGCAAAACCCGCAGCTGGGGCACCGCGTGCAGCACCGTTTTGAGCACCGAAAACAACGGTGTGATGCCGCTGCCCGCCGCCAGCAGAATCAGCTGTTGGTAGCTGCTAATATCGTCGGGCAAGGTGAAAAAGCCGGCCGCCCCGAGCGTGTGCAGCTCGTCGCCGGGTTGGGCCTGGTCAATGAGGTAGCGCGACACCACCCCGTTGTCGACGCGCTTGACTGTAATGGTTAGCGGCTCGTGCAGGGCCGGGGCCGAGCTGATGGAGTAGGAGCGCCGCGCTTCCTGCCCGTGCCGGGTGTGCACCAGCGTCAGGTACTGGCCGGGCTGGTAGGGCAGGACGGTGCCGGCCGGCGGCTCCAGCACGAAGCTCTTGGTGTCGGGGGCTTCCGGGCGGATGGCGCGGATGGTGAGCGGAATGTAGGGGGAAGTCATGCCGGGCAAGAGACAAAAAAATAAGGCCGGGAAATACGTTTCCCGGCCTTATTCTACGCACAATTCCGGCCGCTTACGCCTTGGCCGGCTGCAGCTGGCTCAGCTCTTT from Hymenobacter chitinivorans DSM 11115 includes these protein-coding regions:
- a CDS encoding ferredoxin--NADP reductase, coding for MTSPYIPLTIRAIRPEAPDTKSFVLEPPAGTVLPYQPGQYLTLVHTRHGQEARRSYSISSAPALHEPLTITVKRVDNGVVSRYLIDQAQPGDELHTLGAAGFFTLPDDISSYQQLILLAAGSGITPLFSVLKTVLHAVPQLRVLLVYSNRNEASTIFGAELRELARRFPSRLHLEMLFSTDPNLARAHLHKELLEQLVAHYAPGPPAATLAYLCGPLNYMRMGTYGLHEAGLPLSHIRRELFNTATATVPHSIPPDTEAHEVRIRVRGQEHTLRVQYPQTILQAAKQQGLVLPYSCEAGQCGNCAARCTAGTVWMANNEVLTDRETARGLVLTCTGYPVGGDAALEI